In one window of uncultured Acetobacteroides sp. DNA:
- a CDS encoding outer membrane beta-barrel family protein, giving the protein MKPIYSVKAILLLILIAAAGTLPAEPISKGSISGRVIDKLSKQPIPFAAVSLAILPDTTIKKSVITDINGAYTFNQVNDGRYVVSARMVGYEPKHSRPIACKQSSVKMEDLTLENNAVLQAVTVSTKRPEIEQKADRTVLNVENSTTASGENAYEVLRKAPGINIDKDDKISLKGKDGVMVTINDKPTYLSGQELANYLKTLQGTEIEKVELISSPPARYEAAGNTGIINIKLKRNNKIGVNGTANAGLTITNKVGGNGGVSLNMRKGKINTFGSLNGRRFCYKNTLFLDRKTNNDISQLIQNGKGKGTNDTYNFLAGVDYEMNKRHTFGVMARGSKYYEDFEMNTRTNLIVKDGSLAQYLKSSAVDDNNNSNLTLNANYRMTIDTVGSSLNVDVDYVEYKNRSNQHNDTYYFKPNGETFAPTLLLKNQTPSDIFIKSFKTDYTHPFAKGVMLETGVKGSTVSSDNDLKYYKYNHTTSTWEVDNERSNHFKYDESILAGYASLSYDKNSWSIKGGLRAEQTWSKGNSISINKVTKRDYLDIFPTLFIQRTINENNSVNISYNRRIDRPCYSNLNPFAFRVDEYTYQEGNPYLKPQYTDNIELSHAWRNKVFTSVGYSHTKDVQNEVLEEVANPNNPQAIKPTRIYKRNLDELNSVTLNVSANLNPISWFRTNNNITAMYNDYNCNSKETGNINTSNNGKESGNIKVMYMIYSSNSFILPKQYIFEVMGTYSSAMSYGLIDIKPRYAVNIGLQKKFLSDKLTAKLSVDDLFKTTSSRATARYNGMDLYTRNTWSSQRFNISLTYRFGSSDVKAARQRSTSSEEEQNRTGK; this is encoded by the coding sequence ATGAAACCTATCTATTCTGTTAAAGCTATTCTGCTCTTGATCCTGATTGCAGCAGCAGGGACTCTACCTGCCGAGCCCATAAGCAAGGGAAGCATTTCGGGAAGGGTGATCGACAAGCTAAGCAAACAGCCTATTCCATTCGCCGCCGTAAGCTTAGCCATACTCCCCGACACCACCATCAAAAAATCGGTGATAACCGATATAAACGGAGCCTACACCTTCAACCAGGTAAACGATGGCCGCTATGTGGTATCGGCCCGCATGGTAGGCTACGAGCCAAAGCACTCTAGGCCCATTGCATGCAAGCAAAGCTCCGTAAAGATGGAGGACCTCACGCTCGAAAACAACGCCGTGCTACAAGCGGTGACAGTAAGCACCAAACGCCCCGAAATAGAGCAAAAAGCCGACCGCACCGTGCTAAATGTGGAGAATAGCACTACCGCATCCGGCGAAAATGCCTACGAGGTGCTCCGCAAAGCTCCCGGAATAAACATCGACAAGGATGACAAGATATCGCTAAAGGGAAAGGATGGGGTAATGGTTACCATTAACGACAAGCCCACCTACCTCTCGGGACAGGAGCTGGCCAACTACCTCAAAACTCTTCAGGGAACCGAAATCGAAAAGGTGGAGCTGATCTCCTCCCCCCCTGCCCGCTACGAGGCTGCCGGTAATACTGGTATCATCAACATCAAGCTGAAAAGGAACAACAAGATTGGGGTGAACGGAACTGCCAACGCGGGCCTAACCATCACCAACAAGGTTGGCGGAAATGGTGGTGTATCCTTAAACATGCGCAAGGGGAAAATAAACACCTTCGGATCGCTGAATGGAAGAAGGTTCTGCTACAAGAACACCCTATTCCTGGATAGAAAGACAAATAACGACATCTCCCAGCTCATTCAAAATGGCAAAGGAAAGGGAACCAACGACACCTACAACTTTCTAGCAGGGGTCGACTACGAGATGAACAAGCGCCACACCTTTGGGGTGATGGCAAGAGGATCGAAGTACTATGAGGATTTTGAGATGAACACCCGCACCAACCTGATCGTAAAAGACGGCAGCCTCGCCCAATACCTAAAAAGCTCCGCCGTTGACGATAACAACAACAGCAACCTTACGCTTAACGCAAACTACCGAATGACCATCGACACCGTTGGCAGCTCGCTGAATGTGGATGTCGACTACGTGGAGTACAAGAATCGATCGAACCAGCACAACGACACCTACTACTTTAAGCCCAACGGCGAAACATTCGCCCCAACCCTGCTCCTGAAGAACCAAACCCCTTCCGACATCTTCATTAAGTCGTTTAAAACAGACTACACCCACCCGTTCGCGAAGGGGGTGATGCTTGAAACCGGGGTTAAGGGCAGCACCGTAAGCAGCGACAACGACCTAAAGTACTACAAGTACAACCACACCACCAGCACCTGGGAGGTAGACAACGAGCGATCGAACCACTTTAAGTACGACGAGAGCATCCTTGCCGGATACGCCTCGCTCTCGTACGACAAGAACAGTTGGAGCATTAAGGGGGGCCTACGCGCCGAGCAAACCTGGAGCAAGGGGAACTCGATCAGCATAAATAAGGTTACCAAGCGCGACTACCTAGACATCTTCCCCACCCTTTTCATCCAAAGAACCATCAACGAAAACAACTCCGTAAACATTAGCTACAACCGACGCATCGACAGGCCCTGCTACAGCAACCTCAATCCGTTTGCCTTCCGAGTTGACGAGTACACCTACCAGGAGGGCAACCCCTACCTGAAGCCCCAGTACACCGACAACATCGAGTTGAGCCATGCCTGGAGGAACAAGGTGTTTACCAGCGTTGGGTACTCGCATACCAAGGACGTGCAGAACGAGGTGCTCGAAGAGGTGGCCAACCCCAACAACCCACAGGCTATAAAGCCCACCAGGATCTACAAGCGCAACCTCGACGAACTGAACAGCGTTACCCTCAACGTTAGCGCCAACCTCAACCCCATCTCATGGTTCCGCACCAACAACAACATCACGGCGATGTACAACGACTACAACTGCAACAGCAAGGAAACGGGTAACATCAATACATCGAACAACGGCAAGGAATCGGGCAACATCAAGGTCATGTACATGATCTACTCCAGCAACAGTTTCATCCTGCCCAAGCAGTACATCTTCGAGGTGATGGGAACCTACAGCAGCGCCATGTCCTACGGCCTTATCGACATAAAACCCCGATATGCCGTAAACATCGGCCTGCAAAAGAAGTTCCTTAGCGACAAGCTAACCGCCAAGCTCTCCGTCGACGACCTCTTCAAAACCACCAGCAGCAGGGCAACTGCCCGGTACAACGGCATGGACCTCTACACCAGAAACACCTGGAGCAGCCAGCGATTCAACATTTCGCTCACCTACCGCTTTGGCAGCAGCGATGTAAAGGCAGCCCGCCAGCGCAGCACCAGCTCGGAGGAGGAGCAGAACAGAACCGGCAAGTAG
- a CDS encoding sulfite exporter TauE/SafE family protein: MDIINYLIIAFVGVLCGFINILAGSGSLISLPILMGFGLSPHIANATNRIGILLQNLVGSASFAKQKVLPVREGLVLAIPASIGSIVGAYMAVDAHEDVIRWMILSLYAVMFFLVFYGPDKWLRPKSDQPLRLRPRDIIIFTAIGFYGGFIQAGLGYFLLAGLVLSIGNDLITANALKVFLAFMLTIFALAIFFYNGQVNLPYGISLGIGNMIGGWFGAKYAIKWGAKVIRYFLLGMLIFSVVYMIIFQM; encoded by the coding sequence ATGGACATCATAAATTACCTCATCATAGCATTCGTAGGCGTTCTGTGCGGCTTTATCAACATACTGGCGGGTAGTGGCTCGCTAATATCGCTTCCCATTCTGATGGGATTTGGGCTATCGCCACACATAGCCAACGCCACCAACCGCATTGGCATCCTTCTCCAGAACTTGGTAGGTTCGGCTAGCTTTGCCAAGCAGAAAGTGCTTCCGGTTAGGGAGGGACTTGTTCTGGCCATCCCTGCCAGCATCGGCTCTATTGTTGGCGCCTACATGGCGGTAGATGCCCACGAGGATGTTATCCGCTGGATGATTCTTTCCCTCTATGCGGTGATGTTTTTTCTGGTGTTCTACGGCCCCGACAAGTGGCTACGCCCCAAGAGCGACCAACCACTGAGGCTTCGTCCTCGCGACATTATCATCTTTACGGCTATTGGCTTTTACGGTGGGTTTATTCAGGCGGGCTTAGGCTACTTCCTTCTGGCTGGGCTTGTGCTCAGTATCGGCAACGACTTGATTACGGCCAACGCCCTAAAGGTATTCCTAGCCTTTATGCTTACCATTTTTGCCCTTGCCATATTCTTCTACAACGGGCAGGTGAACCTCCCCTACGGCATTAGCCTAGGCATCGGCAACATGATTGGCGGCTGGTTTGGGGCAAAGTATGCAATTAAGTGGGGAGCTAAGGTTATCCGCTACTTTCTTTTGGGGATGCTGATCTTTTCGGTCGTTTACATGATAATCTTCCAGATGTAG
- the hemG gene encoding protoporphyrinogen oxidase produces the protein MQKNITSDVTVIGAGLTGLTAAFYLKKAGKNVTVVEHSHRVGGVIRTFSHDGFTYEAGPNTGVLSSPELVQLFDDLGSSCTLETANPNAKRRLIWKNGAWNALPSGLGSAIGTPLFSVGDKLRILGEPFRKPGNNPYETLDQLVLRRMGRSFLEYAIDPFISGIYAGDPSLLVPKFALPKLYNLEQNYGSFIRGAMKKAKEPKTELEKRATKNVFSVSGGLQSLVDALADAVGRENIILNAENTQITPTDNRYQVSATATDGDAICIESSKVVSTVGAYELPSLLPFLGADVLAPITNLRYAKVAQVVAGFREWNGIPLNGFGGLIPSKEKRQVLGILFPSSIFPNRAPEDGALLSIFAGGIKNEAVYNLSDDELKQVAMREISETMRTNSKPDMLEVFRYPHAIAQYERSSEERFAAIEKLQTACHGLILAGSIRDGIGMADRVKQGVNIANGIGTDRL, from the coding sequence ATGCAAAAAAATATCACCTCCGATGTAACCGTTATTGGCGCCGGACTTACCGGGCTTACCGCAGCCTTCTACCTGAAGAAAGCCGGCAAAAACGTTACCGTAGTAGAGCACAGCCACCGCGTTGGCGGCGTTATCCGCACCTTTAGTCACGATGGGTTTACCTACGAGGCGGGGCCCAATACGGGAGTTCTATCATCGCCCGAGCTAGTGCAGCTGTTCGACGATCTTGGCAGCAGCTGCACGCTCGAAACCGCCAACCCCAACGCCAAGCGCCGCCTGATATGGAAGAATGGTGCTTGGAATGCCCTTCCTTCGGGGCTTGGCTCGGCCATCGGCACGCCGCTATTCTCGGTTGGCGATAAGCTGCGCATTCTTGGCGAGCCCTTCCGCAAGCCAGGAAATAATCCTTACGAAACCCTCGACCAGCTGGTGCTCCGCCGCATGGGGCGCAGCTTCCTCGAGTACGCCATCGATCCGTTCATCTCCGGCATCTACGCGGGCGACCCTTCGCTGCTGGTGCCCAAGTTTGCGCTGCCTAAGCTCTACAACCTAGAGCAGAACTACGGCAGCTTCATCCGCGGAGCAATGAAGAAGGCCAAGGAGCCTAAAACCGAGTTGGAGAAGCGCGCTACGAAGAATGTCTTCTCGGTAAGCGGAGGCCTGCAAAGCCTCGTTGATGCGCTTGCCGATGCAGTAGGACGCGAAAACATCATCCTGAATGCCGAAAATACCCAGATAACCCCAACCGACAATCGCTACCAAGTATCGGCAACCGCTACAGATGGCGATGCCATTTGCATCGAATCGTCGAAGGTTGTATCAACCGTTGGGGCCTACGAGCTGCCATCGCTGCTTCCGTTCCTAGGTGCCGATGTGCTAGCGCCCATCACCAACCTCCGATACGCCAAGGTGGCGCAGGTGGTAGCCGGATTTAGGGAGTGGAACGGTATTCCGCTTAACGGTTTCGGGGGATTGATCCCCTCGAAGGAGAAGCGTCAGGTGCTGGGCATCCTCTTCCCCTCCTCCATCTTCCCCAACCGTGCGCCCGAAGACGGAGCGCTGCTGTCGATATTTGCCGGAGGCATCAAGAACGAGGCGGTGTACAACCTAAGCGACGACGAGCTGAAGCAGGTTGCCATGAGGGAGATATCCGAAACCATGCGCACCAACTCCAAGCCCGACATGCTGGAGGTGTTCCGCTACCCGCATGCCATTGCGCAGTACGAGCGGTCGTCGGAGGAGCGATTTGCCGCCATCGAGAAGCTACAGACCGCCTGCCATGGGCTTATCCTTGCAGGCAGCATCCGCGACGGCATCGGCATGGCCGATAGGGTTAAGCAGGGGGTAAACATCGCCAACGGAATTGGAACAGATAGGCTTTAG
- a CDS encoding 3'-5' exonuclease — protein MYSASISKEELNELPIRAFEGAIHVVDSPDKVADAVTYLANVKLLGCDTETRPNFKKGQRNKVALLQLSDHAHCYLFRLNMIGLPVEVASILQRADIKKVGAAIRDDITALQKLTPFIPNGFVDIQKMMDAYGIEAKSLKKMSAIVLNFRISKSQQLSNWEGPVLTHAQQLYGATDAWVSREIYLKLIEDIKGISL, from the coding sequence ATGTACTCTGCATCCATAAGCAAAGAGGAGTTAAACGAGCTACCCATCCGAGCATTCGAGGGAGCAATACATGTTGTGGACAGCCCCGATAAGGTTGCTGATGCCGTAACCTACTTGGCAAATGTCAAGCTGCTGGGTTGCGACACCGAAACCCGCCCCAACTTTAAGAAGGGGCAGCGCAACAAGGTTGCTCTACTTCAGCTCTCCGACCACGCCCACTGCTATCTTTTCAGACTAAATATGATTGGGCTACCCGTAGAGGTGGCTAGCATCCTTCAGCGCGCCGATATCAAGAAGGTTGGCGCTGCCATCCGCGACGATATCACGGCTCTGCAAAAGCTTACCCCTTTTATCCCAAACGGGTTTGTCGACATCCAAAAAATGATGGACGCCTACGGCATCGAGGCGAAGAGCCTTAAGAAGATGTCGGCCATCGTCCTAAACTTTAGAATTTCTAAGTCGCAACAGCTCTCCAACTGGGAAGGCCCCGTGCTCACCCACGCCCAGCAGCTGTACGGCGCCACCGATGCTTGGGTGAGCCGCGAAATCTACCTCAAGCTCATAGAAGACATTAAAGGTATCTCTTTATAA
- a CDS encoding MFS transporter codes for MNPKSWQKFPVLFSLYIAQSIPMSFFSTVVPVIMRQESYSLQSIGLLQLVKLPWILKFLWAPFIDNHTRSLKDLRRWVIISELFYAAIIIGIGYFNLQTDFKLIIMLMVVAFIASATQDIAVDIYAILMLKPSERGLGNSMQSGGTFAGSILGTGVLLIAYHYFGWNYLLILLAAFVAFAIIPMLLYRKPLASHEAITKRVTLADIYRFFAEKGRHKWVLVLIFYYSGIIGILTMLKPYLVDLGYNVKQIGFMSGIFGTSVAAISALSAGFLVKWIGRKISMYLFLLVSLAAAAFFWFISQGTPSVASLYAAIGLLWCGYGLSTVIIYTISMDKVRKGCEGTDFTLQIVVTHLSSLIFAVVSGKLTDKLGYTNLFGIEALLSLFTLIVITYAFRQYKENENI; via the coding sequence ATGAACCCAAAAAGTTGGCAAAAATTTCCGGTACTCTTTAGCCTCTACATCGCACAGTCGATACCGATGAGCTTCTTCTCGACGGTTGTGCCCGTAATCATGCGGCAGGAGAGCTACTCGCTGCAGTCGATTGGCCTTTTGCAGCTGGTGAAGCTGCCCTGGATACTCAAGTTCCTCTGGGCGCCCTTTATCGACAACCATACCCGCTCGCTGAAGGATCTCCGCCGCTGGGTAATCATCTCGGAGCTCTTCTATGCGGCTATAATAATAGGCATAGGCTACTTCAACCTGCAAACCGACTTTAAGCTAATCATCATGCTAATGGTGGTGGCCTTTATTGCATCGGCTACGCAGGATATTGCCGTAGATATCTACGCCATTCTGATGCTAAAACCATCGGAGCGCGGGCTGGGCAACAGCATGCAGTCGGGCGGAACATTTGCCGGAAGCATTTTGGGTACAGGTGTGCTGCTCATTGCCTACCACTACTTCGGATGGAACTACCTGCTGATTCTTTTGGCAGCCTTTGTAGCCTTTGCCATTATCCCCATGCTGCTATACCGCAAGCCACTGGCATCGCACGAAGCCATTACCAAGCGGGTAACGCTAGCCGACATCTACCGCTTCTTTGCCGAAAAGGGGAGGCACAAGTGGGTGCTCGTTCTTATCTTCTACTACTCGGGAATCATAGGAATACTAACCATGCTAAAGCCCTACCTGGTTGATTTGGGCTACAACGTTAAGCAGATTGGCTTTATGTCGGGGATATTCGGCACCTCGGTGGCAGCCATCAGCGCCCTTAGTGCCGGATTCTTAGTTAAGTGGATTGGTCGTAAGATCTCGATGTACCTATTCCTGTTGGTTAGCTTAGCGGCTGCGGCATTCTTCTGGTTCATCTCGCAAGGCACGCCATCCGTTGCAAGCCTATACGCGGCTATTGGACTGCTGTGGTGCGGATATGGTCTTTCGACGGTTATCATCTACACCATTTCTATGGATAAGGTGCGTAAGGGATGCGAGGGAACCGACTTTACCCTGCAGATTGTAGTAACACACCTTAGCAGCCTTATCTTTGCGGTGGTTAGCGGCAAGCTGACCGACAAGCTGGGCTACACCAACCTCTTTGGCATCGAGGCGCTGCTAAGCCTGTTCACCCTAATTGTTATCACATACGCTTTTCGTCAATACAAGGAAAATGAAAATATCTAG
- a CDS encoding DUF5063 domain-containing protein codes for MSEQQNALIYSKNVVEVVTLAKEYTAFLERAGEYEQYEFLIHAQKLLPLIYLKGCLLPDVEQLFDEEVEKFVSETDWTYIRNNVAELLGDRDDFYEVYTEKLFDTEGGEQLSISETLADIYQDLKDFLELYRFGNEECINDALYELKNSFTEYWGYKSVIALKAIHRAIYFGTETENDEEAQAPKGGFFNRFQDSHRNID; via the coding sequence ATGAGCGAACAACAGAATGCTTTGATATACTCTAAGAATGTGGTAGAGGTTGTTACCCTAGCCAAGGAGTATACTGCATTTTTGGAACGAGCAGGCGAGTACGAGCAGTACGAATTTCTCATTCATGCGCAAAAGTTGCTTCCTCTGATCTACTTAAAAGGTTGCCTACTGCCCGATGTCGAGCAGCTTTTTGATGAGGAGGTGGAGAAATTTGTTTCGGAAACCGACTGGACTTACATTCGAAATAATGTTGCCGAACTTCTTGGCGATAGGGACGATTTCTACGAGGTGTACACCGAAAAACTTTTCGATACCGAGGGGGGCGAGCAGCTTTCGATTAGCGAAACGCTTGCTGATATCTACCAAGATCTGAAGGATTTCTTGGAACTTTACCGCTTTGGCAACGAGGAGTGCATTAACGATGCGCTTTACGAGTTAAAGAATAGTTTTACCGAATACTGGGGGTATAAGTCGGTTATTGCGCTTAAGGCAATTCACCGCGCCATCTACTTCGGAACAGAAACGGAAAACGATGAGGAGGCTCAAGCACCAAAGGGAGGCTTCTTCAATCGCTTTCAGGATAGCCACCGAAATATCGACTAA
- the hemN gene encoding oxygen-independent coproporphyrinogen III oxidase produces MSSQLLQKYNVPVPRYTSYPPANHFSSEFGESNYIQMLDESNSGTPQHLAFYFHIPFCKKICFYCGCNAYTMGRPEQTEAYLRAIKKEFALVAKHIDPARKVSQIHFGGGTPNSIDAAMLKELVDMVASSFSFIDKPEIAIECNPAYLTHEYVDALKQAGFNRFSLGIQDFNDEVLRTVNRDSSRIPVDELVAFIKKGRSDIGVNLDFIYGLPGQTVESFLESVEKAAAIRPDRLVTFSYAHVPWMKKHQMILEKRGLPSSEVKMEMFLSAYALLKQKGYQPVGLDHFVLPTDELFASLESKELHRNFQGYCTRRTTGQVYAFGVTAISQLEKGYAQNVKDIAEYIATIENHHLPIEKGYTLSSGEIITRETITELMCNKRVSWSDVASKLGVPVEDVRTQVAVNDEVLAGFAADELIRYTSDEITVTELGAIFIRNIAAALDSAYQQQANSYSKTV; encoded by the coding sequence ATATCTAGCCAGCTCCTGCAAAAGTATAACGTACCCGTTCCAAGGTACACCAGCTACCCACCTGCCAACCACTTCAGCAGCGAGTTTGGCGAATCTAATTACATCCAGATGCTCGACGAGTCAAACAGCGGCACGCCCCAGCATTTGGCCTTCTACTTCCACATTCCTTTTTGTAAGAAGATTTGCTTCTACTGCGGATGCAACGCCTACACCATGGGGCGCCCCGAGCAAACCGAGGCATACCTCAGGGCAATCAAAAAGGAGTTTGCGTTGGTAGCAAAGCATATCGATCCGGCTCGCAAGGTGTCGCAAATCCACTTTGGTGGCGGCACACCAAACTCCATCGATGCAGCGATGCTCAAGGAGTTGGTGGATATGGTTGCCAGCAGCTTCAGCTTTATCGACAAGCCCGAGATTGCCATAGAGTGCAACCCTGCGTACCTCACCCACGAGTACGTTGATGCGCTCAAGCAGGCGGGGTTCAACCGCTTTAGCCTCGGCATTCAGGATTTCAACGATGAAGTGCTCCGCACCGTCAACCGCGACTCCTCGCGCATACCTGTTGACGAGCTGGTGGCCTTCATCAAAAAGGGAAGAAGCGACATTGGCGTTAACCTCGACTTTATTTACGGGCTCCCAGGTCAAACGGTGGAGAGTTTCCTCGAATCGGTAGAGAAAGCCGCAGCCATTCGTCCCGATAGGCTTGTCACCTTCTCGTACGCCCATGTGCCCTGGATGAAGAAGCACCAGATGATACTCGAGAAGCGCGGACTGCCATCATCCGAAGTGAAGATGGAGATGTTCCTTAGCGCCTACGCCCTGCTAAAGCAGAAGGGCTACCAGCCCGTTGGCCTCGACCACTTCGTGCTACCCACCGACGAGCTATTCGCATCGCTCGAAAGCAAGGAGCTGCACCGAAACTTCCAGGGATACTGCACCCGCCGCACCACCGGACAGGTGTACGCCTTTGGGGTAACCGCCATCAGCCAGCTGGAAAAAGGATATGCCCAGAACGTAAAGGATATTGCCGAGTATATCGCCACCATCGAGAACCACCATCTTCCTATCGAAAAGGGCTACACCCTTTCTTCAGGTGAGATAATTACCCGCGAGACCATCACCGAGCTGATGTGCAACAAGAGGGTTAGCTGGAGCGATGTCGCCAGCAAGCTAGGCGTACCTGTCGAGGATGTTAGGACGCAGGTAGCTGTAAACGATGAGGTATTGGCTGGCTTTGCCGCCGATGAGCTTATACGCTACACCTCCGACGAGATTACGGTAACCGAGCTAGGGGCTATCTTCATCCGAAACATTGCCGCAGCGCTCGATAGCGCATACCAGCAGCAGGCAAACAGCTACTCCAAAACCGTATAG
- a CDS encoding class I SAM-dependent rRNA methyltransferase produces MEVTAQVFLKPKKEESLLRFHPWIFSGAIRHIIGDPKEGDVVEVYTASNEFIALGHYQIGSIAVRILSFDPVNINQEFWNARIRRAFEARAAIGLTSSSTTSCYRLIHGEGDNLPGVIVDIYGETAVVQSHSVGMYLSRDYIAEGIRQVYGSRIKAIYDKSEGTLPFKAGLNAKDEYIFGSAIDTPVLENGIKFNVSWEEGQKTGFFLDQRDNRELVGKYSKGRDVLNMFCYTGGFSLYALAGGANSVDSVDSSKKAMDMVDRNVALNFGTNHNHTSYAEDAFEHLRTIDGKYDLIILDPPAFAKHNKVLNKALLGYRRLNALAFHKIKAGGILFTFSCSQVVTKEHFRNSVFTAAAISGRNVRILHQLTQPADHPINIYHPEGEYLKGLVLYVE; encoded by the coding sequence ATGGAAGTAACCGCACAGGTTTTTTTGAAGCCCAAAAAGGAGGAATCCCTTTTGCGCTTCCACCCTTGGATTTTCTCAGGTGCCATACGTCATATCATCGGCGACCCTAAGGAGGGCGACGTGGTTGAGGTGTACACCGCCAGCAACGAGTTCATCGCGCTGGGGCATTACCAGATTGGCTCTATCGCCGTTCGTATCCTTTCGTTCGATCCTGTTAATATCAACCAGGAGTTTTGGAATGCTAGGATTCGTCGCGCATTTGAGGCTCGCGCTGCCATAGGATTGACCAGTAGCAGCACTACCAGCTGCTACCGCCTGATCCACGGCGAGGGCGACAACCTCCCCGGTGTGATTGTTGACATATACGGCGAAACTGCCGTGGTGCAGTCGCATTCGGTGGGCATGTACCTCTCGCGCGATTACATCGCCGAGGGTATCAGGCAGGTTTACGGCAGCCGCATCAAGGCGATCTACGATAAGAGCGAGGGAACGCTTCCCTTTAAGGCTGGGCTCAACGCCAAGGATGAGTACATCTTCGGATCGGCCATCGATACGCCTGTGCTCGAAAACGGCATCAAGTTCAACGTTAGCTGGGAGGAGGGGCAGAAGACCGGATTCTTCCTCGATCAGCGCGACAACCGCGAGCTGGTGGGCAAGTACTCCAAGGGGCGCGACGTGCTCAACATGTTCTGCTACACCGGAGGATTCTCGCTATACGCCCTTGCCGGTGGCGCCAACAGCGTCGATTCGGTTGACAGCTCGAAGAAGGCGATGGACATGGTGGATCGCAACGTGGCGCTCAACTTTGGGACCAACCACAACCATACCTCCTACGCCGAGGATGCCTTCGAGCACCTCCGCACCATCGATGGTAAGTACGACCTCATTATCCTCGATCCTCCAGCGTTTGCCAAGCACAACAAGGTGCTCAATAAGGCGCTGCTGGGATACCGCAGGCTCAACGCGCTTGCCTTCCACAAGATTAAGGCGGGAGGAATCCTCTTTACCTTCAGCTGCTCGCAGGTGGTTACCAAGGAGCATTTCCGCAACTCGGTGTTTACCGCCGCCGCCATCAGCGGGCGTAACGTGCGCATCCTGCACCAGCTTACGCAGCCAGCTGATCACCCCATTAACATCTACCACCCCGAGGGCGAATACCTGAAGGGGCTGGTGCTGTACGTGGAGTAA